A genomic segment from Spinacia oleracea cultivar Varoflay chromosome 3, BTI_SOV_V1, whole genome shotgun sequence encodes:
- the LOC110789732 gene encoding uncharacterized protein — MAAEEHADLSVLNSRLSERNALWKEEMERCESQVDELQVKYMEVKASIDGSEEDADKELDILLRRVKTAATLLNYLKTRARTMAVPHLAQASCGIKKLAGVGFVDRDGIPLSNWCKNTDILSLDGPSDVTSTGTSDQSGLDRDKDGAYVCDLLNSVHMVTNVMETLVKRVLIAESETAVEKEKVNFGKEEIKKKESQLENMSLKLEEMERFAFGTNCILSELRQRVEDLVDETSRQRQRAAENEQELSRVKRDFESLKSYVSSLISVRETLISSEKQFQTIEKLFERLAAKTTQLEGEKMQKEVEVQKLMEENVRMHALLDKKEAQLLAMNEQCKMMALNASII, encoded by the exons ATGGCAGCGGAGGAACATGCTGACTTATCAGTTTTGAATTCCCGGTTAAGTGAAAGAAATGCATTGTGGAAGGAGGAGATGGAAAGATGTGAATCTCAAGTTGATGAATTACAAGTGAAATATATGGAGGTAAAAGCCTCTATTGATGGGTCTGAAGAGGATGCAGACAAGGAATTGGATATTCTATTGCGGAGAGTGAAAACGGCGGCAACTTTATTGAACTATTTAAAGACAAGAGCACGAACTATGGCTGTTCCTCATTTAGCACAAGCATCTTGTGGGATAAAGAAGTTGGCAGGGGTAGGATTTGTTGACAGGGATGGAATTCCATTATCTAATTGGTGTAAAAATACTGATATTTTGTCCTTAGATGGTCCTAGTGATGTAACATCTACAGGAACTAGTGACCAAAGTGGTCTTGATCGTGATAAAGATGGAGCCTATGTATGCGATCTACTAAACTCCGTGCATATGGTTACAAATGTGATGGAAACTCTAGTTAAAAGGGTTTTAATTGCAGAGTCTGAAACTGCTGTTGAGAAGGAGAAAGTCAACTTTGGTAAAGAAGAAATTAAGAAGAAGGAAAGTCAACTTGAAAACATGTCTTTGAAGCTGGAGGAAATGGAAAGATTTGCTTTTGGAACTAACTGTATATTAAGTGAGCTGCGACAACGAGTTGAAGACTTGGTTGATGAGACATCTAGGCAGAGACAGAGAGCTGCAGAAAATGAGCAGGAACTTTCTCGTGTAAAGCGTGATTTTGAGTCTCTGAAATCATATGTCAGCAGCCTCATCAGTGTAAGAGAAACGCTCATTTCGTCTGAGAAACAATTCCAAACTATTGAAAAGCTCTTTGAAAG GTTAGCTGCTAAAACAACCCAATTAGAGGGAGAGAAAATGCAAAAAGAAGTCGAAGTACAGAAATTGATGGAAGAAAATGTGAGGATGCATGCTTTATTAGACAAGAAAGAAGCACAGCTATTAGCAATGAATGAACAATGCAAGATGATGGCCCTGAACGCTTCTATAATCTAG
- the LOC130470204 gene encoding uncharacterized protein — MRSTSPKVWLAPPEGIIKINCDASLSTEEWVPRDWKGDVIFSASIRVRAYCPPVVAECMAAAMAVHLASNHGLSNVIIETDCLVLVNRLCKALIFFTDLDAILEDTISWCHVKRDGNTVAHNLARLVPFGVEQIWENHSPCERLLRMF, encoded by the coding sequence ATGAGAAGCACAAGTCCAAAGGTATGGCTAGCCCCACCTGAAGGCATTATCAAAATTAACTGTGATGCGTCTTTGAGTACGGAGGAGTGGGTGCCGAGGGACTGGAAAGGGGATGTCATCTTCTCGGCGTCCATACGTGTGAGAGCATATTGTCCTCCGGTTGTGGCGGAATGTATGGCTGCTGCGATGGCTGTTCATCTTGCCAGTAACCATGGCCTGTCTAACGTGATTATTGAAACTGATTGTCTGGTACTTGTCAACAGATTATGtaaagcattgattttcttCACAGACCTTGATGCGATACTAGAGGATACCATTAGTTGGTGTCATGTAAAGCGAGATGGGAATACCGTAGCCCATAATCTTGCTCGTTTAGTTCCTTTTGGAGTCGAACAAATTTGGGAGAACCATAGTCCTTGTGAGAGGTTGCTCCGAATGTTTTGA